The genomic segment GTGCAGTTCTGCCCACTTTTGCCCCGTGAAAACCTCGTAGTCGAGTTCGTCGAAGGTCGCGAGATTCTTCTGGATGCGGGCAGCGTCGTCCTCGTGGCGCTGTGACGCCGCCGAGGACGCACACCCCGCTGCACTCAGAACGAGAAGCGCTGCGCCTACGCCCGCTCCCGACCTGAGCAATCCGCCAAGTGCGAAGCGGCCCGCTCGGCGAACGGGCGCCGAAGCGGTTGTCGTCGAGCGTGTTCGTGTGGAGGTCATGGTCGAGTCCTTTCTACTTGGCTAGGAAGCCTTGGCTTCCGCTTGAGCGACTGCTTGCAGCTCGATTTCGATGTCGATGCGCTCGCCAACGAGCACGCCTCCGGCCTCCAGTACCTGGTTCCAGGTGAGCCCGAAGTCGCGGCGGTCGATGGAGGTCGCTGCCGTGAACGCCACGCGCTGGTTGCCCCAGGGGTCTTTCGCCTGCCCGCCGAACTCGACGTCGAGAACCACTTCCCGCGTCACGTCGCGAATCGTCAAGTTGCCGACCAAGCGGTAGCGGCTGCCCCCGGCTTCCACTTTGGTGCTGACGAAGCGCAAGGACGGATACTGTTCGACGTCGAGAAAGTCTCCTGAGCGCAGGTGGTTGTCGCGGTCTGCGACACCCGTGTCGATGCTGCTCGCGTCGATCTCGATCTCGACCTTCGAACGAGCGAGGTCGGCAGGGTTCAACTCCACGCTGCCGCGCCAGGCGCCGAAGCGGCCGCGGACCTTGGCGAACACCATGTGTCGCACGGAGAAATTGACGGCCGAGTGCGCGGAATCGATGCTCCAACTATCTGTTTTCATAGCGTTACTCCTTGTGACAGCTCTGTCTGTCGAGCTCGTGTACAAGGTAGCGTTGTCTCGCAGCTCAGATTAGTCTTGGTCTTCAGGAAAGACTGTCCTGTGCGTAGGACAATGAAGTGAAACCCGATGGATCTCAACGAGATATTCGTCTTCGCCAAGGTCGTGCAGGCCGGGAGTTTCACCGGAGCCTCGCGGGGGCTTGGAATGCCCAAGTCGACGGTGAGTCGAAAGGTCGCTGAACTCGAAGAACGACTCGGCGCGCGGCTGCTTCACCGCACCACCCGAAAGCTGAGTCTCACGGACGTAGGTCAGGCGTTCTACCAGCACGCCGCACGCGTGGTGGTGGAAGCCGAAGAGGCCGAGCTGACCGTCGGGCGCATGCAGGAGGTGCCGCGCGGATTGCTGCGTGTCACTGCCCCACTCAACCTTGGCTATCTCGCGCCGATCTTGGCGTCCTTCCTGCAGCGCTACCCCGAGGTGAGACTGGAGGTCGTCTGTGCCGACCGCGTCGTAGACCTCGTGCAGGAAGGCTTCGATGTTGCCATTCGAACGGGCAAGCTCGCGGACTCGTCGCTGATCGCACGCAGCTTGGGCGTGCTGCGCAGCTACGTGGTGGCAGCGCCTCGCTTCTTGAAGAAGCACGGCAGTCCTCGCGAGCCCGAGGACCTAGCGCACTTCGACTGCGCCGTTTTCGGTGCCGGCAGTGCCGGGGCAACCTGGACCCTGCACCAAGGCGGCAGGAAGGTCGCTGTCGACGTCGATGCTCGGCTGGTCGTCAACGACTTCGACTTCCTCGACGAAGCGGTGCTTTCCGGGCTCGCGATCGCGATGGTACCGGCCTTCCGCTGCGTCCAGTACTTGCGTGAAAAGCGCTTGGTCCGGGTCCTTTCCGAGTGGTGCTCCCCGGAAATCCCGCTGCAAGCAGTGTATCCGAGCACGCGGCATCTCTCGCCCAAGGTGAAGGTGTTCCTCGATCATCTGAGCGAGCAGCTGATCCCAGCTCCTTGGGAAGCAGGCCCGCCGCCCTAGCTCTGAAGCGCCCGAGTTCCCGTGAAACGGGACAGCCTACCTCCTGCGAGTGCCCACTCACGGCTCGCAGCTGCAACCTGCGCGCTGGACACGCCGTCGTGCGTCTTCGACCTGGGAGCGGGCGCGTTTGCACTTCGCTTCGGCACTACCGACCAATTCGCAAATGCGCTCACTGCTGCGCTGCATCGATGCGAGCGCGAGGCAGGCACTGCGACATCGATCACGTTTGGAGGGACGCCGGGACTCTGATTCCATGGGTACGGACTCGGAATGGTCGGGAGCAGACCCCGCCGCGGGCTCGTCCCCCGGTGCTTGTTCGGCGGGCGCCTCTGAGTTCACGGTCTCCGTGGCCTTCTCTTCTTGGCGATCGCCGCCCTCCAACTGCGCCAGCTCCGTCTCCAGCTCCGTCGCACGCTCTTGCAGCTCCGCCGCCAAACTGTCCTGCTCGGGGCTTGCGGCTTCGCCTTGCGCGCCTCCGCACGCTGCGAGACCGAGCGCTGCCACCATCCCGAGCAGTGCACGCCAGTGCTTCCCTCGCCAACCCATGCCGGTCTCGGGTGTACGTGGCCCCCGCTCCCCCGGCAAGTCGTGGCGATTCGAGCTCTCCTTCTCGGCGCCCAGGCGCGTACTCCGCAGCATTTTCGTATGACGCGCTGCGACCCCGCAGGGCGTGCGGGCTTCGCTCCGCAGGGCGTGAGACTTTGTCTGGGGGGCGGCTTTCCCGCTTTTTCGACGGGAGATCGGCGCGTAGGCTGCGATGAGGACTGGTGCGCCGAAGAGCGCAGAAAACCAAGGAGCGCGTCATGACGACGGTTGACGAATTCATGCAACAGGTCGAGGCGAAGAACCCAGGGGAGACCGAGTTCCTGCAGGCGGTACGCGAAGTCACGGAGTCCGTCATGCCGGTGGTGGAGAGGAATCCGGCGTATCGGAACGCACGGATTCTGGATCGCATGACCGAGCCCGAACGGGTGATCATGTTCCGGGTGCCGTGGGTCGACGATCGCGGGCAGGTGCAGATCAATCGCGGCTTCCGCATCGAGATGAGCAGCGCGCTCGGTCCCTACAAGGGTGGACTGCGCTTTCACCCGCAAGTGCGCCTCGGCGTACTAAAGTTCCTTGCCTTCGAGCAGGTCTTCAAGAACAGCCTGACCACGCTCCAAATGGGAGGCGGCAAGGGCGGCTCGGACTTCAATCCCAAGGGCAAGAGCGACATGGAGGTCATGCGCTTCTGTCAGGCCTTCATGAGCGAGCTCTTCCGACACATCGGACCGAATACGGACGTGCCGGCAGGCGACGTCGGCGTGGGCGGTCGTGAGATCGGCTACCTGTTTGGCCAGTACAAGAAGCTTCGCAACGAATTCACGGGCGTGCTCACGGGCAAGGGCATCAACTGGGGCGGCTCCCTGATTCGTCCCGAAGCGACGGGCTACGGCGCCGTGTACTTTGCTCAGGAAATGCTCTCGACACGGAAGCGCAGCGTCGAAGGCTGCACCGTCGCCATCTCCGGCTCGGGCAACGTGGCGCAGTATGCCGCCGAGAAGATCCTGGATTTGGGCGGAAAGGTCGTGACCCTCTCGGATTCCAGCGGAACCATCGTCGACAACGACGGAATCGACCGCGAGAAACTGGCTTGGGTCATGGACCTGAAGAATGCTCGACGGGGCCGCATCCAGGAGTACGTGAAGCAGTATCCGAAGGCGTCCTATTTGGAGGGGAAGCGGCCTTGGGGCGTGAAGTGCGATATCGCGCTGCCCTGTGCGATCGAGAACGAGCTCGACCACGAGGACGCCCGCACTCTAGTCAGTAATGGCTGCGTGTGCGTGTCCGAAGGTGCGAACATGCCCAGCACTCCCGAAGCGGTCGACGCCTTCCGGGAGGCGCGGCTCCTCTACGGGCCGGGCAAGGCAGCCAATGCAGGCGGCGTGGCAACCTCAGGCCTGGAGATGGCACAGAACGCCTCCCACATGCGCTGGACGCGTGACGAAGTCGATCATCGGCTGCACATCATCATGCGATCCATTCATGAGGATTGTGTGAAGTATGGCACGCAAGGCCAGTACATCGACTACGTGGTTGGCGCCAACGTAGCCGGCTTCGTGAAGGTGGCTGACGCCATGCTCGATCAGGGGATCGTATAGCCCCGATGGTGAGTAAGCCGTCGAGACCTGCACTGCCTCGCATCCGCACGCATTGGCGCGAAGTTTTCCACTCGCTGATGCCGCACCGCGTACGCGAGGTGTTGCTGGTCTCGTCGGCTTACGACGCCTTTCTGCTCGAGGAAGACGGTCCCCTCACGCGGCGACTGTTCGCCAGCTTTTCAGAGCTGGAGCTGACCTGGGCGCCGCGCATCACCCACGCGTCCACCGCGGAACAAGCGGTGTCACTACTTGCCCGCCGTCCGTTCCAGATGGTGATCATTGCCAGCTCCCTGGTGAATGCCGACGGCGAAGGATTGGCGCGGACCATCCACGACCGGTACCAGGGGCTCCCCGTGGTGCTGCTTGCCTTCGAGGGGGACGTCGCCGCACGCAGTGCGAAGGCGCGCTCGAGTTGCTTCGACGAAGTCTTTCTGTGGAATGGCGATGCAGCCATCCTGATCGCGATCGTCAAGCTGATCGAAGATGCGCTGAACGTCGAGCACGATGTGGAAGAGGCCGACGTGCAGGTCATCGTAGTGGTGGAAGACAGCGTCCGTACCTACTCGAACTTCCTCACGCTGCTGTATCCCGAGTTGCTGCGCCAGTCGCGCTCGCTGGTGGCCGAGGGGGTGAACGAGTGGCATCGCCTGCTCCGGATCCACGCGCGTCCGAAGATCCGCCTTGCGTCCAGCTTCGAAGAGGCAATGGCGCTTTGCGATCACTGGCCCGACAATCTGATGGGGGTGATCAGCGACGTTGCTTTCCCTCGGGGTGGTCGCGTGGCGCCTGATGCGGGCATCGAGCTAACCAAGCTGCTGCGCCAGCGTGACGACGCACCGCCGGTGCTGCTGCAGTCGACGGATGCATCGGTAGCCGAGCAGGCGGGTCAGTTGGGAGTCTGGTTCGTCGACAAGAACGCCCAGGACTTCATGCACACCCTGCGCCGGTTCTTGCAGGAGCAGCTGGGGTTCGGTGCGTTCACCTTTCTGGCGCCAGACGGAACGCCTCTGGCGCGGGCCAACAACGTGCTCGAAATGGTGGACACCTTGGAGCACGTGTCCCTCGATTCGATCCTCGATCACGCGCGCAAGCACGACTTTTCGCGATGGCTCAAGGCGCGCTCCATGTTCCAGATCGCACGCCACACACGCGGCGTCAGCATCGCAGACTTTCGCACCCCCGAGCGCATTCGCTCCTACTTGCAGGACGTTCTGCGTGAGGCATCGGACCACGATCAGGCGGGCGTGGTTACGGATCTCGAAGGCGGCCGACGAGTCGCCAGCAACCGCTTCATTCGTCTCGGGTCGGGATCCATCGGCGGCAAGGCCCGCAGTATCGGTTTCGTCAGTGCGCTCCTGGTGAACCGGAACCTGCTGCAGCGGTTCCCGAAGCTGGAGTTTCGCATCCCGAAGACCGTCGCGATCGGTGTCAGTGAGTTCGATCGTTTCATGGCGAACGTGAACCTGCGGTCCTTGGAAGGACTCGATGACCCAGCGGTGCGGCGAGAGCTGATGGCCATACCGCTGTCCGATGAGCTGAGGGCGGAGCTGCGCGCAGCGTGGAGCACGCTGACGGGCCCCCTGGCAGTGCGTTCCTCCAGCCTGCGCGAGGATGCGCGTTTTCAGCCCTTTGCGGGCGTGTATGCCACCTACATGCTGCCGAACAATCATCCGGATCCCGAGATCCGTTTTGGCGAGCTTTGCCGAGCGATTCGCGCGGTGTACGCGTCCATGTTCGCCCGCGAGGCGCGCACCTACAGCGCTGGCCACCCGCACAATGCGGAAGAGGAAAAGATGGCGGTGGTAGTGCAGCAGTTGATCGGGCAGCAGTTCGGGGATCGCTTCTACCCGCACATCTCGGGGGTGGCGCAGTCTTTCAACTACTACCCCATCGCTCCGCAACGCGCGAACGATGGGTTGTGCGTGATCGCCCTCGGGCTTGGTCAGATGGTCGTCGGTGGAGGCGTTGGGCTGCGCTTCAGCCCCGCGCACCCCGACGTCCTGCCCCAGTTCTCGCGGCCGGAGCAAGTGCTGAGGACGACGCAGCGACAGTTCTATGCCTTGGACATGAGCTCGCCCTTGGTCGACCTCACGGCCGAGCCCTCGGGACTGCTTCGGCTCTACGATCTCCAATCCGCGGAGGCGGACGGTACCCTCGACCTAGCTGCGAGTGTGTATTGCGCTGAAGACGATGCGATTCGCGAGAACCTGACCCTGGCTGGACCGAGGGTGCTCACATTTGCGAACGTCCTTCGCTGGCAGGCGATTCCCCTAGCGGAGGCCATCGTAGAGCTTTTGAAGGCCGTCGGGGATGCGATGGGCTCCGAGGTGGAGATCGAGTTCGCCGTCGACATGGGCGACTATGGGCGCAGCGCGCCCAGCGACCGGGACCGAATGGTGCCGCGCCTCTACGTGCTGCAGGCGCGCCCCATGGCCGGCATGGACAACGGTCGCATGGACTTGGACTTCAGCCGCTATGCGCTCGAAGAAATCGTGGTCCGCAGTGAGCAGGCGTTGGGCAACGGTCGCATGGACGACGTGCGCGACGTCGTCTACGTGCGTCGTAACGACCTGGATAGCAGCGGGACACGGCAACTTGCACGCGAGCTTCGAGAGGTGGACCACTACCTCGGTGCTCACGGCCGCGGGTACGTCCTGATCGGGCCCGGGCGCTTCGGTTCTTCGGATCCTTCCTTGGGCATCCCCGTGGACTGGCTACACATCGCGCACGCGCGCGTCATCGTGGAAGTGCCACTGCGCGGAGAGCGCCTCGAATCGAGCCAGGGGACTCACTTCTTTCACAACATCACGTCTGCGCGCATTGGCTACCTCACTGCCTCTCCGCAGACCAACGGCCTCGTCGATCAGGCCTACCTGGATGCGCTGCCCGCGGTCCGGGAGACGGAGTTGCTGCGGCACGTGGAATTGGATCAACCGCTTCGGGTTCGCCTGGATGGTCGGCACGGCCGGGCCTTGGTGCTGAAGCCCCGTCCGCCCTCGGACTCGCTGCCGCCGTCCCTCAGTGGGCTGGGGCAATAGGATCCGGCCTCCGCGCGGCGCGCTCGACGCGCGGAAATCAGGGGCGGTGCAGTCGTGCCCTTGCGCAGAAGTAAGTAAGTGCTTACTTACAGGTCATGAGCCAACGCCGTCGGCCCTCCGAAGATCGCCAGCTTGAGTTGGCCGATGCGGCCCTGCGGATCATCGCAACGCAGGGAATCGCGGCGCTGAGCACTCGCAGTCTGGCTACGGAGGTGGGATTGACGAGTGGAGCGATCTTCCGTCACTTCCCGTCCCTAGATGCCGTGTTGGACGCGGTGGTGGGGCGTGTCGAGAGCGTCCTCGATGCGACCTTTCCGGCCTCGGAGCTCGCACCGATGGACCGTCTGAGACGCTTCATCGATGCGAGGTCCAGTGCCGTGGGCAACCAACTGGGAATTCTGCGGCTCGTACAGTCCGAGCAGTTCCTGCTCGCTTTGCCGAAAAGCGGTTCCAAGCGCTTGGACGCATGCGTGGTCAAGACGCGACATTTCATTTCGGATTGCCTGACCGAAGCTCGAGCGACCGGGGAGATCCGCGCCGATTTGCCACCAGAGACGCTGGTTCCGATCGTGATGGGTACCATCCAGATGCTCGCGGTTTCGGCAACAAGGCCTCGACGACGCGTCGACGCGCGGGCCGTCACAGATTCTTTGCTTGCACTCTTGGGCGCGCCAGCACCGCGCCCCCAGCCACGAAGGAGGCCATCATGATTCGTATCGCGACCCTCGCCATTGCGGCGGTATTCCTGGGGGGCTGCGCCGCGACGCCCCCGCACCCGGGACCAGCGAAGCACGGGATCGACACGCGAGTCGTCGAGCTTCCCGTCGCGGCGAGCATCTCTGAAGCGCAGGAGATCCGCGTTCTGGTGGACGCGCCGGAGTTGGAGTTGGCGAGCATTCTGCTGCAAGCAGGTACGGAGATGCCGGCGCACCACTCGGACGTGCCCGTGACCATCCTGGCGTTGCGAGGCACCGGCGCGGTCGTGGTGGGGTCTGAGCGAATGCGACTCGACAAGAGCCACGCCGTCGTGTTGGCGCGCAACGTCACCCACTCGGTCGTGCCTGACCCGGGCACAGACCTGGTCGTGTTGGTGCATCACCTCGGCAAGGGAGAGGAGCATCACAAATGAAGACCGGTCGATACAATGTCGGCGTTGGCCTGCTGGTCATGGCGGGCTTCATGCTCTACGGCTTCGTGCTCGTGTACTTGCGAGACTTCGCGCCTGACCACGAGGCCTGGGCGGCCAGCTACGCAAATGGCAAGCACTTCGAGGCACGGCTAGCACACGTTCACGGAGCGCTTTTTGCGCTGCTGAACCTGGTGCTGGGCTTCGTCCTGGCGAAGCTGGGCACCGCCGGCGTGACGAAGCGATCCGCCGTGGCAGTTCTGGGCCTCGCGGGCCTGCTCATGCCGGCCGGCATCCTTGGTGAGGTTTACCTCGGGCTTTCGCCGGTTTTCGTGCTTCTCGGTGCGCTCGCGATGACCGCAGCCGTGGCCCTCGCCGGCGCTCTCGCGCTCGAGCATTGGGTCGCATCGACCGCGGAACGGACCTCTCTGTAGGGGCAACGTAGCCAAGACCGACAGGGTCGCGAACGCGAACGCGTTGCGCCATGCAAGCAAATTGTCCACTCTCCCAGCATGAGTACTGAGGCATGGCGAACGACCGCGTGCATCCTGTGCGAGTGCAACTGCGGTCTACAGGTGGAGCTTGGCGGCGACGATGGGCGACACCTGGTGCGCCTGCGCGGGGACAAGCGCCACCCCGCGTCCCGGGGCTACGCTTGCGAGAAGCCTCACCGCCTCGACTACTACCAGCACAACAAGGACCGGCTCAGCGAGCCGTTGCGGCGTCGCGCTGACGGAAGCTTCGAGGCCATCGCGTGGGATCAGGCCATCGCCGAAGTCGCGTCTCGATTGGCTCGCATCCGAGACGAGCACGGCGGCGCGAGCATCTTCTACTATGGCGGAGGAGGGCAGGGGAACCATCTGCCCGGCGCCTACTCCACGGCGACTCGGCGCGCCCTCGACTCACGCTATCGATCCAGTCCGCTGGCCCAAGAAAAGACTGGGGAGTTCTGGATCGCGAATCGCATGCTCGGCAGTGCGACCCGCGCCGACTTCGAACACTGCGACGTCGCCTTGTTCATCGGTAAGAACCCGTGGCATTCCCACTCCATTGCGCGTGCGCGGGTCACGCTGAAAGAACTGGCCAAGGACCCCGCGCGCACTCTGATCGTGATCGACCCGCGGCGCACGGAGACTGCCGCCCTCGCGGACATCCACCTCCAGGTGCGCCCTGGAACGGACGCTTGGCTTCTTGCTGCGATCTTGGGTGTGTTGGTGCAGGAAGACCTGCTCGACCATACTTTCGTCTCCGCGCGTGCCACAGGCGTGGAGCGCGTCACGGACGCTTTTGGCAGCGTGGACGTGGCCGCCTTCGCCGCTCGCGCGGGGATCGACGCGGAGCTCGTGCGCAAGGCTGCGCGCGCAATCGGCGGGGCGAAACGCCTGTCGACGATGGAGGACCTCGGTGTACAAATGAACCGGCACTCCACCCTGGTGAGCTACCTGCATCGCCTGCTCTGGATGCTCACGGGGAATCTCGGCAAGCCGGGCACTCACTACATTCCGGCGCCCCTCGTCGATTTCACCAACGGCGCGCTGAAGCGCACCAGCCCCGTAGTCGGCGCGCCGATCATCGGCGGTCTCGTGCCCTGCAACGTGATCGCGGACGAGATCTTGACGGATCACCCAAAGCGCTACCGCGCGATGATCATCGAGTCGGCCAATCCCGTGCATTCCTTGGCGGAAAGCCCACGCATGCGACAGGCAATGGCCGCCCTCGACACGTCCGTAGTGATCGACGTTGCCATGAGCGAAAGCGCGCGAGCCGCGGACTACGTATTGCCCGCTGCGACCCAGTTCGAGAAGGCCGAAGCGACCTTCTTCAACTTCGAGTTTCCGTCGAATGTCTTCCATCTACGGCGGCGCCTTTTTGCGCCACCTGCGGGGGCTCTGCCCGAGGCGGAGATTCATGCGCGCTTGTGCGAGGCCCTCGGCGTGCTGTCCGACACGGACTACGCGCCCCTGCGGGAAGCCGCAGCAGGCGGCCTCGCGTCTTACGGCCAGGCCTTCGTCGAGTACGTCCTGGGCAACCCCAAGCTCTCGCCCTTCGCCGCCGTGATCTTGTTCCGGACGCTGGGCCCAACCCTGCCCGAGGACCGCCGTGAAGGCGCCGTGCTGTTCGGGCTCGCGTTTGCGTACGCGATGCAGCACGGAGACTCCGTTGCCCGGGCCGGGTACTCGGATCCGATTCAGCTATTTCAGGCCATGCTCGACGGCCAGGCGGGGATCGTGTTGGCGGTGGATGAATGGGAGCAGACCTGGTCGCGCGTCTCGACGCCGGACGGCAAACTCGCCTTGGCGCTGGACGACATGCTCGCAGAGGTCGCGAAACTCGCCGGTGAGGTCGAACCGAAGCACGAAGGCTATCCCTTCGTGCTTGCGGCGGGTGAGCGGCGTTCCTTCACGGCCAACACCATCATGCGCGATCCCGAGTGGCGCAAGAAGGACGAGCACGGCACGCTGCGCGTGCACCCGACGGATGCGGCGTCCCTCGGCGTCGTCAGCGGAGATCGACTCCGCGTCATCACCAAGACAGGGCAGGTCGACGTCGTCGTGGAAGTGTGTGACAGCATGCAGCCCGGTCACGTCTCCTTGCCCAACGGCCACGGACTCCGCTACCCCGATGCCGCGGATTCCCTTGGCGGGATCGCGCCGAACGAGCTGACTTCAGCGCAGGATCGCGATCCCTTCGTCGGCACGCCCTGGCACAAGGCCGTGCCGGCGCGTCTCGAGCGGGTCTGACGCCGTCTGCCACGGCACCGCAGTGTGCGCTCAGCTCGGAAGACAAGCGCTGAACTGCTTCATCAGCGCGAGCGAGCCCTTGACCCAAAGCTTTCCGGAAAGCACCGCTCCGAGCATGCTGCGGTTCTTCGCCAGCAGATCGATCCAAGCGCGACCGTCCGCGGTGACCGTCACGTCCGCTCGCCCATGGTGGTCGGTCTGGATCTCCAGCTTTCCGTCGTGAATGCGCACCGTGGCACGTGCGGTTCGTCGCCGGTGAACACGAAGTGGTAGGGAAGCTCAACCCCAAGCGTCGCGCATGGTCAACTCATGGCGTGCACTAGCGGACGCGAAGTAGCTCTCGATCCACTCCCACACGGCTGCGACGCGAGGGACGTGTCGGAGCGCGCGATGGGCGACCAAGTACAGGCTGCCCTCGGGCGTCTTCAGCTGCGGGAGGGGCAAGCGCACGAGCCCACCTTCCCGCGCCGCAATCGGCTCCGCGACGAGGAGCGCACCGGCACCGGCGCGCGCCGCACGGATCAGGGTACCCAGGTCCGAAGCCGCCAACGCGATCCGAGCGCCAGGGAACGTCGCTGACAGCCAGCGCGCTTCGGGAATGTGTGCCATCGGGCGATCCCAGGTGAGCCAGGGAAGGTCTGCGAGTCGCTTCTTGGCGACCTCGGCGAGTCGCGGTGTGCACGCGACCACCATGCGATAGTCAGCGAGTTTGCGTAGCGCCAGGTCACCCTCCGTCGGCTTGACGACTCGGACCGCCACGTCCGCTTCGTACTGTGCGAGATCGACGATGGCGTTGCCGGACGCAAACTCGACCGTGATGGCCGGGTGCCTTGCCTGAAGTTTTCGTAGATGTGGCACCAAGAGGTGGCTCGCGACCGTGGGAGGTGCTGCGACGCGGACGACACCCGAAGGCGACGAATCGAGCCCAGCGACGTCGCGACGCATGCCCGCGACCGAAGCCGCGCACTGCTCCGCCCATGGCAGAACCGCGCTCAGCGCGGCGGTGCTTACCAAACCGGTCGGCAGCCGGTCGAACAACCGAACACCGAGGCACGCTTCGATGGCCTCGATGTGCCGCAAGATCGTCGCCGTCGTCGTATCCAGTCGCGCCGCCGCACGGGTCGCGCTGCCCTCCTCGGCTGCCGCCAACAGGGCGGGCAGGCCGGTGAGGAGTTCGAGAGGAAGTCGCTCCATGCGCTCACCTTGGCACGACTGGGTATATCGTCAATGAAACACCTGCTCTCATCTGTGGGCATGGGCTTGCATGGATTAAATACATAGGTTTCCTCCATGAGGCGCCCACGGGGCCCCAACGGAGGAAACATGCTGAGCGCGAAACCCAGGCAATTCGCCCGCAATACTGTGACGGCGGGGCGGACACGGCGCCTGGCGCTTGCGGGTGAGACGGTAACACCGGGCCGGATGTGGCACCTGGTGCTCGCCGCTGCCGGTGCAGCCTGCGTCCTTCTGGCCAGCACCGGTTCGCAAGCTGCACCCGCGGAGCCGCCTGAGCATCGCGCGACGGAGCATTCCGCGACGGCGCATCCCGCGACGGCGCATCCCGCGACGGCGCATCCCGCGACGGCGCATCCCGCGACGGCGCAGGCCGAGAAGACCCACGCCGCATCAGCGCATCCTTGGGGGGCTGAAGTGGATTTGGTTCAGCCCTTCATTCCGACGGTGCACATCATCAAGCCGAAGGTGACTCGCACTGTGTGGGGCGGGCTCGGCTCCGCTCACGGCGACGTCGTCGCGGTGGTCTAT from the Polyangiaceae bacterium genome contains:
- a CDS encoding YceI family protein, yielding MKTDSWSIDSAHSAVNFSVRHMVFAKVRGRFGAWRGSVELNPADLARSKVEIEIDASSIDTGVADRDNHLRSGDFLDVEQYPSLRFVSTKVEAGGSRYRLVGNLTIRDVTREVVLDVEFGGQAKDPWGNQRVAFTAATSIDRRDFGLTWNQVLEAGGVLVGERIDIEIELQAVAQAEAKAS
- a CDS encoding LysR family transcriptional regulator encodes the protein MDLNEIFVFAKVVQAGSFTGASRGLGMPKSTVSRKVAELEERLGARLLHRTTRKLSLTDVGQAFYQHAARVVVEAEEAELTVGRMQEVPRGLLRVTAPLNLGYLAPILASFLQRYPEVRLEVVCADRVVDLVQEGFDVAIRTGKLADSSLIARSLGVLRSYVVAAPRFLKKHGSPREPEDLAHFDCAVFGAGSAGATWTLHQGGRKVAVDVDARLVVNDFDFLDEAVLSGLAIAMVPAFRCVQYLREKRLVRVLSEWCSPEIPLQAVYPSTRHLSPKVKVFLDHLSEQLIPAPWEAGPPP
- the gdhA gene encoding NADP-specific glutamate dehydrogenase: MTTVDEFMQQVEAKNPGETEFLQAVREVTESVMPVVERNPAYRNARILDRMTEPERVIMFRVPWVDDRGQVQINRGFRIEMSSALGPYKGGLRFHPQVRLGVLKFLAFEQVFKNSLTTLQMGGGKGGSDFNPKGKSDMEVMRFCQAFMSELFRHIGPNTDVPAGDVGVGGREIGYLFGQYKKLRNEFTGVLTGKGINWGGSLIRPEATGYGAVYFAQEMLSTRKRSVEGCTVAISGSGNVAQYAAEKILDLGGKVVTLSDSSGTIVDNDGIDREKLAWVMDLKNARRGRIQEYVKQYPKASYLEGKRPWGVKCDIALPCAIENELDHEDARTLVSNGCVCVSEGANMPSTPEAVDAFREARLLYGPGKAANAGGVATSGLEMAQNASHMRWTRDEVDHRLHIIMRSIHEDCVKYGTQGQYIDYVVGANVAGFVKVADAMLDQGIV
- a CDS encoding PEP/pyruvate-binding domain-containing protein, translating into MPHRVREVLLVSSAYDAFLLEEDGPLTRRLFASFSELELTWAPRITHASTAEQAVSLLARRPFQMVIIASSLVNADGEGLARTIHDRYQGLPVVLLAFEGDVAARSAKARSSCFDEVFLWNGDAAILIAIVKLIEDALNVEHDVEEADVQVIVVVEDSVRTYSNFLTLLYPELLRQSRSLVAEGVNEWHRLLRIHARPKIRLASSFEEAMALCDHWPDNLMGVISDVAFPRGGRVAPDAGIELTKLLRQRDDAPPVLLQSTDASVAEQAGQLGVWFVDKNAQDFMHTLRRFLQEQLGFGAFTFLAPDGTPLARANNVLEMVDTLEHVSLDSILDHARKHDFSRWLKARSMFQIARHTRGVSIADFRTPERIRSYLQDVLREASDHDQAGVVTDLEGGRRVASNRFIRLGSGSIGGKARSIGFVSALLVNRNLLQRFPKLEFRIPKTVAIGVSEFDRFMANVNLRSLEGLDDPAVRRELMAIPLSDELRAELRAAWSTLTGPLAVRSSSLREDARFQPFAGVYATYMLPNNHPDPEIRFGELCRAIRAVYASMFAREARTYSAGHPHNAEEEKMAVVVQQLIGQQFGDRFYPHISGVAQSFNYYPIAPQRANDGLCVIALGLGQMVVGGGVGLRFSPAHPDVLPQFSRPEQVLRTTQRQFYALDMSSPLVDLTAEPSGLLRLYDLQSAEADGTLDLAASVYCAEDDAIRENLTLAGPRVLTFANVLRWQAIPLAEAIVELLKAVGDAMGSEVEIEFAVDMGDYGRSAPSDRDRMVPRLYVLQARPMAGMDNGRMDLDFSRYALEEIVVRSEQALGNGRMDDVRDVVYVRRNDLDSSGTRQLARELREVDHYLGAHGRGYVLIGPGRFGSSDPSLGIPVDWLHIAHARVIVEVPLRGERLESSQGTHFFHNITSARIGYLTASPQTNGLVDQAYLDALPAVRETELLRHVELDQPLRVRLDGRHGRALVLKPRPPSDSLPPSLSGLGQ
- a CDS encoding TetR/AcrR family transcriptional regulator, with product MSQRRRPSEDRQLELADAALRIIATQGIAALSTRSLATEVGLTSGAIFRHFPSLDAVLDAVVGRVESVLDATFPASELAPMDRLRRFIDARSSAVGNQLGILRLVQSEQFLLALPKSGSKRLDACVVKTRHFISDCLTEARATGEIRADLPPETLVPIVMGTIQMLAVSATRPRRRVDARAVTDSLLALLGAPAPRPQPRRRPS
- a CDS encoding molybdopterin-dependent oxidoreductase; the encoded protein is MSTEAWRTTACILCECNCGLQVELGGDDGRHLVRLRGDKRHPASRGYACEKPHRLDYYQHNKDRLSEPLRRRADGSFEAIAWDQAIAEVASRLARIRDEHGGASIFYYGGGGQGNHLPGAYSTATRRALDSRYRSSPLAQEKTGEFWIANRMLGSATRADFEHCDVALFIGKNPWHSHSIARARVTLKELAKDPARTLIVIDPRRTETAALADIHLQVRPGTDAWLLAAILGVLVQEDLLDHTFVSARATGVERVTDAFGSVDVAAFAARAGIDAELVRKAARAIGGAKRLSTMEDLGVQMNRHSTLVSYLHRLLWMLTGNLGKPGTHYIPAPLVDFTNGALKRTSPVVGAPIIGGLVPCNVIADEILTDHPKRYRAMIIESANPVHSLAESPRMRQAMAALDTSVVIDVAMSESARAADYVLPAATQFEKAEATFFNFEFPSNVFHLRRRLFAPPAGALPEAEIHARLCEALGVLSDTDYAPLREAAAGGLASYGQAFVEYVLGNPKLSPFAAVILFRTLGPTLPEDRREGAVLFGLAFAYAMQHGDSVARAGYSDPIQLFQAMLDGQAGIVLAVDEWEQTWSRVSTPDGKLALALDDMLAEVAKLAGEVEPKHEGYPFVLAAGERRSFTANTIMRDPEWRKKDEHGTLRVHPTDAASLGVVSGDRLRVITKTGQVDVVVEVCDSMQPGHVSLPNGHGLRYPDAADSLGGIAPNELTSAQDRDPFVGTPWHKAVPARLERV
- a CDS encoding SCP2 sterol-binding domain-containing protein, giving the protein MRIHDGKLEIQTDHHGRADVTVTADGRAWIDLLAKNRSMLGAVLSGKLWVKGSLALMKQFSACLPS